One Luteolibacter flavescens DNA segment encodes these proteins:
- a CDS encoding DUF2339 domain-containing protein — translation MNAVTDEERNGCRRELDWLRQRVDALEEKRDAEIGELRSFIRLLEQRLDTPEPSQFVARDCAPEPEPLPMPAPEPLPVAAQATETPPPFPLAAPEPPPFVAAPPVVVAEPSPVVASAPPPLPKGSLELHLGRTWLVRVGIALLVTGLVLLGNFAYKNWIRELPAGARLAVLYLGSFSICGTAWYLGTRETLRRFADVLMAGGLAFFYWCTYAMHHVPRLQVIESPVVAGVLLLGAAGVIAGVSLRRDSRATATMGLLLASYSTILQPLGWLSAISNVVLAGAGVAFMRRPGWAMPGVASMAGTYISFLWWQIAGGHGGGRPDGPAVLWFLPPVWAIFALPGVIGVSRHFSGLTDRGRGMFASANNVAFFALFSALWLQQRGSFEGYWMVPAAFGAVLLLLAVLRRPRDAAGGAHLAQGLGALTLAMTLKLEGYHLALAFAGQALALSLAFRKFAGRSELVFATLAAGAAMLISLDRVGNPLAIPIPMWSHVLFAILLAAAAFPLRDGCDRIGKDSDLGRGARVVTSLVFVAGIVQTLLLCLHHFTLPWRAPACGLVALGWSAFTLLRDPARRLPEAGWAALSFGFFGFFMLFPIVDVPWWSPVMAAPLALATHWLWLGRERAHPIPDAAKMPDAFLALSALTACAAVFQGIGSLELNAEGRFVVVSLAAVALVAVGRFLIASPILRIASTLLLLPVLHTQSLLSGAAGVLLFIPTVAALGAMALAGPMSVAGVMSRVAAGFSWLILWHKLAPQAWSDILAATGLLLAVVTVVRRGRDLLPEAWAFFSLAAAWMLAQMAIVLPWHQVSTVPGVYGALVLAAGFALPLLAPAGNAGQRSARHVLLLLASGMLALWSSQLMVWHFGWKPVAILWTALGFGLVSTGLWRKLSALRHAGFALLAVALVKLFALDVWDFGTFFRIAAFLALGVALVVLGFFYNRFADVLKKLLEGDEAGEAGEG, via the coding sequence ATGAATGCTGTGACGGACGAAGAACGGAATGGCTGCAGGCGGGAGCTCGATTGGCTCCGCCAGCGCGTGGATGCGCTGGAGGAGAAACGGGATGCGGAAATCGGGGAGCTGCGGTCCTTCATCCGCCTGCTGGAGCAGAGGCTGGATACGCCGGAGCCTTCTCAGTTCGTGGCCCGCGACTGCGCGCCCGAACCCGAGCCCCTGCCAATGCCCGCTCCGGAACCCCTGCCTGTCGCAGCCCAGGCCACAGAGACGCCGCCACCTTTCCCGCTCGCAGCTCCGGAGCCTCCGCCATTCGTCGCCGCTCCCCCGGTAGTGGTGGCCGAGCCCTCCCCGGTCGTGGCATCCGCGCCGCCGCCGCTTCCCAAAGGCTCGCTGGAGCTGCACTTGGGCCGCACGTGGCTGGTGCGGGTCGGCATCGCCCTGCTGGTGACCGGGCTCGTGCTGCTGGGGAACTTCGCTTACAAAAACTGGATCCGCGAACTGCCCGCGGGCGCGCGTCTGGCCGTGCTCTATCTGGGCTCCTTTTCGATTTGCGGGACGGCGTGGTACCTCGGGACGCGGGAGACGCTGCGGCGCTTTGCCGACGTGCTGATGGCGGGCGGGCTGGCCTTCTTCTACTGGTGCACCTACGCCATGCACCACGTGCCGCGGCTGCAGGTGATCGAGTCCCCGGTGGTGGCGGGCGTGCTGTTGCTAGGGGCCGCCGGCGTGATCGCGGGGGTCTCCCTGCGGCGCGACTCGCGTGCGACGGCCACGATGGGCCTGCTGCTGGCGTCTTACTCCACCATCCTCCAGCCGCTGGGGTGGCTCTCCGCCATCTCGAATGTGGTGCTGGCGGGTGCGGGCGTGGCCTTCATGCGGCGGCCGGGCTGGGCGATGCCCGGGGTAGCCTCGATGGCTGGCACCTACATTTCCTTCCTCTGGTGGCAAATCGCCGGGGGGCATGGTGGCGGGCGGCCGGATGGTCCGGCGGTGCTGTGGTTCCTGCCGCCGGTGTGGGCGATCTTCGCGCTGCCCGGGGTGATCGGCGTGTCGCGGCACTTCAGCGGGCTCACGGACCGCGGGCGGGGGATGTTTGCCTCGGCGAACAATGTCGCCTTCTTCGCGCTCTTCTCCGCGCTGTGGCTGCAGCAGCGGGGCTCCTTCGAGGGCTACTGGATGGTGCCCGCCGCATTTGGCGCGGTGCTGCTGCTGTTGGCAGTCCTGAGACGTCCACGCGATGCCGCGGGCGGGGCGCATCTGGCGCAGGGCCTTGGTGCGCTGACCCTGGCGATGACGCTGAAGCTGGAGGGCTATCACCTCGCGCTCGCCTTTGCGGGGCAAGCGCTGGCGCTCTCCTTAGCCTTCCGGAAATTCGCCGGAAGGAGCGAGCTGGTCTTCGCGACGCTGGCCGCGGGGGCCGCGATGCTCATCTCGCTGGACCGGGTGGGCAACCCGCTGGCAATCCCAATCCCGATGTGGAGCCACGTGCTGTTCGCGATCCTGCTGGCGGCCGCGGCTTTCCCGCTGAGGGACGGGTGCGATCGCATCGGGAAGGACAGCGACCTGGGCAGGGGTGCCCGTGTGGTGACCTCGCTCGTCTTCGTCGCGGGCATCGTGCAGACGCTTCTCCTCTGCCTGCATCATTTCACGCTGCCGTGGCGCGCGCCCGCCTGCGGTCTGGTGGCGCTCGGTTGGTCGGCCTTCACGCTGCTGCGGGATCCTGCCCGGCGCTTGCCGGAGGCGGGTTGGGCGGCACTGTCCTTTGGCTTTTTCGGCTTCTTCATGCTTTTCCCCATCGTCGATGTGCCGTGGTGGTCGCCGGTGATGGCGGCTCCGCTGGCGCTGGCGACACACTGGCTGTGGCTGGGTCGTGAGCGGGCGCATCCCATCCCCGATGCCGCGAAGATGCCGGATGCCTTCCTCGCGCTCTCCGCCCTCACAGCATGCGCGGCGGTTTTCCAAGGGATCGGCTCGCTGGAGCTCAATGCGGAGGGGCGATTCGTCGTCGTTTCGCTGGCGGCGGTCGCGCTCGTGGCGGTGGGACGTTTCCTCATCGCATCGCCGATCCTCCGGATCGCCTCCACGCTGCTCCTGCTGCCGGTGCTGCATACGCAGTCGCTGCTGTCGGGGGCGGCGGGCGTGCTGCTTTTCATCCCGACCGTCGCCGCCCTCGGGGCGATGGCATTGGCCGGGCCGATGTCGGTGGCGGGCGTGATGTCCCGCGTCGCCGCGGGCTTCTCGTGGCTGATCCTGTGGCACAAGCTGGCTCCGCAGGCATGGAGCGACATCCTCGCGGCGACCGGCCTGCTGCTGGCCGTGGTCACGGTGGTGCGGCGTGGAAGGGACCTCCTTCCGGAAGCCTGGGCATTCTTCAGCCTCGCGGCGGCGTGGATGTTGGCGCAGATGGCCATCGTGCTGCCGTGGCATCAGGTGAGCACGGTGCCCGGCGTCTACGGGGCACTGGTCCTGGCCGCGGGCTTCGCCCTGCCGCTGCTAGCCCCGGCGGGGAATGCCGGCCAGCGGTCCGCCCGTCACGTGCTGCTGCTGCTGGCCTCCGGGATGCTGGCGCTGTGGTCCAGCCAGCTCATGGTGTGGCACTTCGGCTGGAAGCCGGTGGCGATCCTGTGGACGGCGCTCGGCTTCGGCCTCGTCAGCACCGGCCTGTGGCGGAAGCTCTCCGCGCTGCGCCATGCGGGATTTGCCCTGCTGGCGGTGGCGCTGGTGAAGCTCTTCGCACTCGATGTGTGGGACTTCGGCACCTTCTTCCGCATCGCCGCCTTCCTTGCGCTGGGTGTGGCGCTCGTGGTGCTCGGCTTCTTCTACAATCGCTTCGCGGACGTGCTGAAGAAGCTGCTGGAGGGGGATGAGGCCGGAGAGGCGGGGGAAGGGTGA